One stretch of Deltaproteobacteria bacterium DNA includes these proteins:
- a CDS encoding YdeI family protein: MNRMNPKVDAFLRKAKQWKKEFTKLRMIVLDSQLAEELKWGQPCYTFKEKNVVLIHGFKEYCALLFFKGALLQDTKGILIRQTENVQAARQIRFTDVRQIVEMEPVLKTYIKQAIEVEKAGLKVQFKKTAEYKIPEEFQIKLDKNPALKTAFEALTPGRQRAYIFYFSAPKQSKTRESRVEKCMQQILKGKGLND, encoded by the coding sequence ATGAATAGAATGAATCCTAAGGTTGACGCATTTTTAAGAAAAGCCAAGCAGTGGAAGAAAGAATTTACGAAATTGAGAATGATCGTCCTCGACAGTCAACTTGCCGAAGAATTGAAGTGGGGCCAACCTTGTTACACGTTCAAGGAAAAGAACGTAGTTTTGATTCACGGATTTAAAGAATATTGTGCGCTTTTGTTTTTCAAAGGTGCCCTTTTACAGGATACCAAGGGTATTCTCATCCGGCAAACGGAGAACGTGCAGGCGGCGCGCCAGATCCGGTTCACCGATGTACGGCAAATAGTTGAGATGGAACCAGTTCTGAAAACCTATATCAAACAAGCTATTGAAGTGGAAAAAGCCGGTTTGAAAGTTCAGTTTAAAAAGACTGCGGAATACAAAATCCCCGAAGAATTTCAAATAAAATTAGATAAAAACCCTGCCCTGAAAACTGCTTTTGAGGCATTGACGCCTGGACGTCAAAGAGCATACATTTTTTATTTTTCTGCACCCAAACAATCCAAAACCCGGGAGTCGAGGGTTGAAAAATGTATGCAGCAAATTCTCAAGGGAAAGGGATTGAACGATTAA
- a CDS encoding TolC family protein, which translates to MLNLFAVLLTVGLSLFRFYTPAYAQGGDQPLSLKQCVDIALEQQPSIRASIALTQANREILTQARSAWYPWIIAQGSYTRETSNYVFPPALSNLFGPHAITPESNTSYNYYTASVGFNWLLTNFGQRLYAIRAQQQAVKSSRYDEQTTKSDVIFNVTQGYYGVLAAQHLSDVADKILEENGKHLEQAKGFFEVGRVSRIDVATAETDYANAQLNMITAKNNVELAMVNLLNSMGIKDRDTINILDTMTPTTHEMDAKNAVQKAMDNRPELRSLYAAAQSIKESEKSVIASNLPSIVGTGGYSWAGYQTPMTWNWSIGIGVQFPIFSGFSTYGKYAELKARQHNAEAQIDTLKQGITLQVKQAALNLQQAKDSIEASKKAMDSAKLNLELAEERYTTGAGSIIELTDAETLFASTSAVYIQTIYQYNIAIAQLKMAEGTIAEGDYSTIR; encoded by the coding sequence ATGCTGAATCTTTTTGCGGTACTTTTAACCGTGGGTTTGAGCCTGTTCCGTTTTTATACCCCGGCATACGCACAAGGCGGTGATCAGCCCCTGTCCCTGAAGCAGTGCGTTGATATAGCTCTTGAGCAGCAGCCTTCCATAAGGGCGAGTATAGCTCTGACACAGGCAAACAGAGAGATACTGACCCAGGCCCGCTCTGCATGGTACCCATGGATAATCGCTCAAGGAAGCTACACGAGGGAAACGAGCAACTATGTTTTCCCACCGGCTCTTTCAAATCTGTTTGGACCACATGCCATAACACCGGAGAGCAATACCTCCTATAACTACTATACGGCATCCGTGGGTTTTAACTGGCTGCTCACAAATTTTGGCCAGAGACTATATGCAATAAGGGCGCAGCAACAAGCGGTAAAATCATCACGGTATGATGAGCAAACAACAAAGTCGGACGTCATATTCAATGTAACACAGGGATATTACGGGGTGCTTGCGGCACAGCACCTGTCTGATGTTGCTGATAAGATCCTGGAAGAAAACGGCAAGCACCTTGAACAGGCAAAGGGCTTCTTTGAAGTCGGCAGGGTATCGCGCATAGACGTGGCAACAGCGGAAACAGACTATGCAAATGCCCAGCTGAACATGATAACGGCAAAAAATAACGTTGAACTCGCTATGGTCAATCTGCTTAATTCAATGGGAATAAAGGATAGAGATACCATTAACATACTTGATACAATGACGCCTACAACCCATGAGATGGACGCTAAAAACGCAGTTCAAAAAGCTATGGATAACAGGCCTGAACTAAGATCGCTTTATGCTGCTGCACAGAGCATAAAGGAATCCGAAAAATCAGTGATTGCATCCAATCTGCCATCCATTGTCGGTACAGGCGGGTATAGCTGGGCAGGATATCAAACGCCGATGACATGGAACTGGTCAATAGGTATAGGAGTACAATTTCCAATATTCTCAGGTTTCAGCACTTACGGGAAATACGCAGAACTAAAGGCAAGGCAGCATAATGCAGAGGCACAGATCGATACTTTAAAACAGGGCATCACGCTTCAGGTAAAACAGGCAGCCCTAAACCTTCAGCAGGCTAAGGACAGTATTGAAGCATCAAAGAAGGCAATGGACAGTGCTAAATTGAATCTTGAACTTGCCGAAGAGCGGTATACAACAGGAGCAGGTTCTATAATAGAACTTACAGATGCAGAAACATTGTTTGCTTCAACCAGCGCGGTTTATATACAGACGATCTACCAATACAACATAGCGATTGCGCAACTCAAAATGGCAGAGGGTACCATAGCAGAAGGGGATTACTCAACAATACGATAG
- a CDS encoding transglycosylase SLT domain-containing protein, with protein sequence MSQKCLSIFLTASAILIFSSCAPIKPFIKAKEVSLKDIYGAVSIHDYGRARREIKDFNTSSLPEKKLSTFNFINAFVSYKKRDYNDAVIHFKRLINQPGDLKDYINWYIAKSYIALNDYQDALPYLRNIAADFTLSIFYVPSIDLQVQCLSALKLYSKAIKLYDTYLTQTAFYRHVPYMLFSMAGLYVSEGNTGEGISDYLTVYDRYPATDAGSLAFSALTAITDTGTLNIDHYGIARLLIIDRDYKKALKELNTAVQDALSDNSSNLSSLYKYTGIAYYKLGKYNDAAFALKTAISYNTDRRNYYELTFWSGKVFLKLNKTDDAINAFSTVARGKSGYTPMSMYKLFYIYTLNNDQKRAYHWLLKLASTKTPFSIYAYWHLGWINYSGGKYEQAIRYLKKLQDLEFCDTYYDVMAYYWEARAMLKLGQTAKADALFYKISRHTPPDYYSLMANMWLGNTRLSYERKDLAPPAYKYYSESFVFHYSRYLFLRSIGMDKEANAELGFLSGQRLSADEYGILSYTYYKNSDFFHSLYIARTALGNMLTSFTPDTMTVWAYGYPEGYKHLINNYADQYGLDADVVYSLILQESRFRVDAVSRSGAIGIMQLMPQTGKISAKEISLVPFSTGKLYDPQVNIGLGVWHLDKLLKKYDGNYVLALAAYNAGTSNVDKWLENIKACNTDEFIEDIPYQETRNYVKNILTNLLVYKMIYGGDILLEKNIYIASSFLNNCSHGKD encoded by the coding sequence ATGTCTCAAAAATGCTTAAGTATATTTCTCACGGCTTCGGCTATTCTTATATTTTCTTCATGCGCTCCCATAAAACCTTTTATTAAAGCAAAAGAGGTTTCTTTAAAAGACATATACGGAGCGGTTTCAATACACGATTACGGACGTGCCCGGAGGGAAATAAAGGATTTCAATACATCTTCCCTGCCGGAAAAAAAACTTTCAACATTCAACTTTATCAATGCCTTTGTGAGTTATAAAAAAAGAGATTACAACGATGCGGTTATTCATTTCAAGCGGCTAATAAATCAACCCGGAGATCTCAAGGATTATATCAATTGGTATATTGCCAAGAGCTATATCGCTCTAAACGATTATCAAGATGCTTTACCTTATTTGAGGAATATCGCCGCAGATTTCACATTGAGCATATTTTATGTTCCATCAATAGACTTGCAAGTCCAATGCCTTTCGGCTCTTAAACTTTATAGCAAAGCGATAAAACTCTACGACACATATTTAACTCAGACCGCCTTTTATAGGCATGTACCGTACATGCTTTTTTCAATGGCAGGATTGTACGTGAGCGAAGGAAATACCGGAGAGGGGATCAGCGATTATTTAACCGTGTACGATAGATACCCTGCAACCGATGCCGGCAGCCTTGCATTCAGTGCTTTGACCGCTATCACGGATACAGGAACATTAAATATAGATCACTATGGAATCGCACGTCTGCTTATAATAGACAGGGACTATAAAAAGGCTTTGAAAGAACTTAACACGGCCGTACAAGATGCATTGTCGGATAATTCAAGCAATCTATCCTCATTGTATAAATATACCGGTATTGCATATTATAAGCTCGGTAAATACAATGATGCAGCCTTTGCACTGAAAACGGCGATTTCTTATAATACGGACAGACGGAATTATTACGAATTAACATTCTGGTCGGGTAAGGTATTTTTAAAGCTAAACAAAACGGATGATGCGATTAATGCGTTTTCAACCGTTGCCAGGGGTAAAAGCGGGTACACTCCTATGTCTATGTACAAGCTGTTCTATATTTACACCTTAAACAATGATCAAAAACGTGCGTACCATTGGCTCTTAAAGCTTGCATCAACTAAAACGCCATTCTCGATTTATGCATACTGGCATCTCGGCTGGATAAATTATTCCGGCGGCAAATATGAGCAGGCTATACGATATCTGAAAAAATTACAGGATTTGGAATTTTGCGATACGTACTATGATGTTATGGCATATTACTGGGAGGCAAGAGCCATGCTTAAGCTTGGGCAAACAGCCAAAGCCGATGCTCTCTTTTATAAAATATCCCGGCATACACCCCCGGATTACTATTCGCTTATGGCCAACATGTGGCTGGGTAACACCCGCTTATCGTACGAGAGAAAAGATTTGGCACCGCCTGCATATAAATACTACTCGGAATCATTCGTTTTTCATTATTCAAGGTATCTGTTCTTAAGATCGATCGGCATGGATAAAGAGGCTAATGCAGAACTCGGTTTTCTTTCGGGGCAAAGGCTTTCTGCTGATGAGTATGGGATATTATCCTATACGTATTACAAGAATTCAGACTTTTTTCATAGCCTCTATATCGCCCGTACAGCGCTCGGTAATATGCTTACATCCTTTACGCCGGATACCATGACAGTATGGGCTTACGGTTATCCGGAGGGCTACAAACACCTCATAAACAATTATGCAGATCAATACGGTTTAGACGCGGATGTCGTATATTCACTCATACTCCAGGAAAGCAGGTTTAGGGTTGATGCCGTGTCAAGGTCGGGTGCAATAGGTATTATGCAATTGATGCCGCAAACAGGTAAAATATCCGCAAAAGAGATATCGCTTGTGCCGTTTTCCACTGGGAAGCTGTACGACCCTCAGGTAAATATAGGGCTTGGTGTATGGCACCTTGATAAGCTGCTTAAGAAGTATGACGGTAACTATGTACTCGCTCTTGCAGCTTATAATGCCGGAACATCGAATGTGGATAAATGGCTTGAGAATATAAAGGCATGCAACACGGATGAGTTTATTGAGGACATACCATACCAGGAAACAAGAAATTATGTAAAGAACATTCTAACGAACTTGCTTGTTTATAAAATGATCTATGGAGGAGATATACTATTAGAAAAAAATATTTATATAGCAAGCAGTTTTTTAAACAACTGTTCTCACGGGAAAGACTAA
- a CDS encoding tetratricopeptide repeat protein, which translates to MVCKNFKCFLTFLTISIFTLTSGCASQNPELKKQSQVKYDIGVMYLNKGDFSNAILNLSTAQRFNSKDPYIYNALGLSYYGENMIDQAEDAYKKAIALKKDFSDAHNNLGVLYLHESKWDSAIKQFKETLKNPLYMSPQIAWVNLGWAYYKKGNLKQSKGAYMNALNIATDMPAAHNNLGLVYLKENKLKRAEAEFKTAIHYFAGYSEAYLYLGIVYMREHNDTEAKKQFEAVLKLAPDSTFSEDARRYLKIIK; encoded by the coding sequence ATGGTTTGCAAAAATTTTAAGTGCTTTTTAACATTCTTAACTATTTCAATCTTTACTTTAACTTCAGGCTGTGCTTCACAAAACCCGGAGCTTAAAAAACAATCACAGGTAAAATATGATATAGGGGTAATGTATCTTAATAAGGGTGACTTCTCCAATGCCATCCTGAACCTGTCCACTGCACAAAGGTTCAATTCTAAAGACCCTTATATCTATAACGCCCTTGGTCTTAGCTATTATGGAGAAAACATGATCGATCAAGCAGAAGATGCATATAAAAAAGCAATAGCATTAAAAAAAGATTTTTCCGATGCACATAACAATCTTGGTGTTCTTTATTTACACGAATCCAAATGGGATTCGGCTATAAAGCAGTTTAAAGAGACATTGAAAAATCCTCTCTATATGTCTCCTCAAATTGCATGGGTAAATCTCGGATGGGCTTATTATAAAAAGGGCAATCTTAAGCAGTCAAAAGGGGCATATATGAATGCATTAAATATAGCGACAGATATGCCTGCTGCCCATAATAACCTCGGGCTTGTTTACCTGAAGGAAAATAAGCTGAAGCGGGCTGAAGCGGAATTCAAGACAGCGATCCATTATTTCGCAGGATACTCGGAGGCATATCTGTACCTTGGCATTGTATATATGAGAGAACATAATGATACAGAAGCAAAAAAACAGTTCGAGGCCGTATTGAAGCTTGCTCCGGATTCAACATTTTCAGAAGATGCCAGAAGGTACTTGAAAATAATTAAATAG
- a CDS encoding helix-turn-helix domain-containing protein, protein MESFGEFLRRERELRHIELDEIAKTTRIKKSYLQSIESDSYEDLPSIVFIKGFIRSYCNYLGIDPDDTVNKFQIFYDTGMPHPVKPETDTIHHPSKSIKNLLVLVIGMAAVVFIGVIYYNGSRSVEKVNKGEKLSKQTELIAAPITNTNAAEKAAITQSTVLPQTAAAPVTQTVIMHTLLLKATEPTWVRLVPLNDEKNAKDVILNTGDNASFKFSDTAILTIGNAEGIEIILDNKLIPHQLRHAEVIRIKIPR, encoded by the coding sequence ATGGAAAGCTTCGGTGAGTTTTTAAGGAGAGAAAGAGAGCTCAGGCATATTGAACTTGATGAGATTGCAAAGACAACGAGAATAAAAAAATCTTATTTGCAGTCGATAGAATCCGATTCATATGAAGATCTGCCGAGCATAGTGTTTATTAAAGGTTTTATAAGGTCGTATTGTAATTATCTCGGCATAGACCCGGATGACACGGTAAACAAGTTCCAGATATTTTATGATACAGGTATGCCGCATCCAGTAAAGCCCGAAACCGATACAATACATCATCCCTCAAAAAGTATTAAAAATTTGCTGGTGCTGGTGATAGGTATGGCTGCGGTAGTGTTTATTGGAGTTATTTATTATAATGGCTCAAGATCGGTTGAAAAAGTTAATAAAGGCGAAAAGTTATCTAAACAGACGGAATTAATAGCTGCTCCGATAACCAACACAAACGCGGCTGAGAAAGCAGCCATAACACAATCAACCGTTCTACCTCAGACAGCTGCCGCACCTGTTACACAGACAGTTATAATGCATACCCTTCTATTAAAAGCAACAGAACCAACATGGGTTAGACTGGTGCCTTTGAATGATGAAAAAAATGCAAAAGATGTGATTCTCAATACAGGCGATAATGCTTCTTTTAAGTTTTCCGATACGGCTATATTGACCATCGGTAATGCAGAAGGTATTGAAATAATCCTTGATAATAAGCTAATACCTCATCAACTAAGGCATGCAGAAGTTATCCGTATAAAGATACCGCGCTGA
- a CDS encoding ferritin-like domain-containing protein — translation MENRDKELLKVLRGAGEAEREALLTYLKFARQTKDMGGKNMFIRLAIDEFGHMTLLDSQINNVISQKGWQPIEIDRSAVEPLLPKISQKDIQTMGMANANELSALEAARALEQGAIDYYSINAKNVALPEIQMTFKRLAEMEGAHYTMIQAEIDNIKKTGFWFDTIEYSVEM, via the coding sequence ATGGAAAATAGAGACAAAGAGTTGTTGAAGGTATTAAGAGGAGCCGGTGAGGCGGAAAGAGAAGCACTCTTAACGTATCTCAAGTTTGCAAGGCAGACAAAGGATATGGGCGGTAAAAACATGTTCATAAGGCTTGCGATAGACGAGTTTGGCCATATGACTCTTCTGGACAGCCAGATAAATAATGTCATTTCCCAGAAAGGCTGGCAGCCGATCGAGATAGACAGATCCGCAGTAGAACCATTGCTGCCTAAAATAAGCCAGAAGGATATACAGACAATGGGCATGGCAAATGCAAATGAGCTGTCGGCGCTTGAAGCAGCAAGAGCACTTGAACAGGGAGCTATTGATTATTATTCAATCAATGCAAAAAATGTAGCACTGCCCGAAATCCAAATGACCTTTAAGAGGCTTGCAGAGATGGAGGGAGCGCACTACACAATGATTCAAGCTGAGATTGACAACATAAAGAAAACGGGCTTCTGGTTTGATACGATTGAGTACTCGGTGGAAATGTAG
- a CDS encoding ferritin family protein: protein MEKQYKDIIEFAVDRELNAYDFYTGAQKRARTSGAKSMLQELAAQELKHKQRLEALHLEENVMLDLSKLDIADYTDSESIETDMQYHLEYQQILLIALRREKSSVRLYTDIKSLMKEKEKQQLFEWLVKEEQSHYDRLQKEYDTYVLTEN, encoded by the coding sequence ATGGAAAAACAATATAAGGATATAATAGAGTTTGCAGTTGACCGGGAGCTCAATGCGTATGATTTTTACACGGGCGCTCAGAAACGGGCCAGGACAAGCGGTGCAAAATCCATGCTTCAAGAGCTTGCAGCACAGGAACTGAAGCATAAGCAAAGGCTGGAAGCCTTGCATTTGGAAGAAAATGTTATGCTTGATCTGTCAAAGCTTGATATCGCGGATTATACAGACAGCGAATCCATAGAAACCGATATGCAGTACCATCTTGAATATCAGCAGATCCTATTGATTGCCCTGAGGCGGGAAAAGTCATCCGTAAGACTTTATACGGACATAAAGTCTTTGATGAAAGAGAAAGAGAAACAGCAGCTGTTTGAATGGCTCGTGAAAGAAGAACAATCGCATTATGATAGGTTGCAAAAAGAGTATGATACCTATGTATTAACAGAAAACTAA